Proteins encoded by one window of Ascochyta rabiei chromosome 1, complete sequence:
- a CDS encoding Glutamate-5-semialdehyde dehydrogenase yields MSLTNGTPLDIAQSAREGSRALAVLKTEERNAALITIHKALADGKEEVLAANAKDLEAANKAAAGGTLSASLVKRLNLGGPGKYEDMLQGILDVVELEDPINKTTAKTLLDDNLTLSRITCPIGVLLIIFEARPEVIANISALAIKSGNAAILKGGRESSHSFAAIASIISKALSSTAVPSSCLQLVQTHDVIADLLKLDTYIDLCIPRGGNKLVRYVKDSTSIPVLGHADGICSIFLTNDYPAEKAVKIIVDAKCSYPAGCNSTEQLLVEESALNTTLPVVAEALLKKGVSLRCDPSSLSALQSKLDSHSSALLQAAGPEDFDTEFLDFIIAIKAVPSIAEAISHINAHGSHHTDVILTNSESTARSFLAAVDSASVYWNTSTRMADGQRYGFGTEVGISTNKIHSRGPVGLEGLCIYKWVIVGDAHVSSDYGAGGKKWKHQKMAVGDEESVAQNEEEKEVLRKFRANKGQ; encoded by the exons ATGTCTCTCACAAACGGAACACCGCTGGATATTGCTCAGTCGGCTAGGGAAGGCTCGAGAGCGCTTGCTGTCTTGAAGACTGAAGAGCGTAATGCCGCTCTAATTACGATTCACAAGGCGCTAGCAGATGGCAAGGAAGAAGTATTAGCAGCCAATGCTAAGGATCTCGAGGCTGCGAACAAGGCTGCAGCTGGTGGAACACTTAGTGCAAGTTTGGTCAAGAGATTGAATCTTGGAGGGCCTGGAAAGTATGAAGATATGCTCCAGGGCATTCTCGATGTGGTGGAACTGGAAGACCCAA TCAACAAGACTACCGCAAAAACACTGTTGGACGACAATCTCACACTTTCACGGATCACTTGCCCTATCGGTGTGCTTTTGATCATCTTTGAGGCTCGCCCAGAGGTCATTGCCAACATCTCCGCACTAGCCATCAAGTCCGGAAACGCAGCCATTCTGAAAGGTGGACGAGAATCCAGCCACAGTTTCGCAGCCATTGCGTCGATCATTTCCAAAGCTCTGTCCTCGACAGCAGTTCCTTCAAGCTGCCTGCAACTTGTCCAGACCCACGACGTGATTGCCGACCTTCTCAAACTGGACACATACATCGACCTATGTATTCCTCGCGGCGGCAACAAACTTGTCCGCTACGTCAAGGACTCCACATCCATCCCGGTCCTGGGCCACGCAGATGGTATATGCTCTATATTCCTGACGAATGACTACCCAGCCGAGAAGGCCGTCAAAATCATCGTCGACGCAAAGTGCTCATACCCAGCTGGTTGCAACTCGACCGAACAACTGCTCGTCGAAGAATCCGCGCTCAACACCACGCTCCCAGTTGTCGCCGAAGCTCTTCTAAAGAAAGGCGTATCCCTCCGCTGCGACCCTTCTTCCCTCTCCGCTCTTCAGAGCAAACTCGACTCGCACTCGTCTGCTCTGCTACAAGCGGCTGGTCCAGAAGACTTCGACACCGAATTCCTCGATTTCATCATCGCCATCAAAGCCGTGCCTTCCATCGCCGAAGCAATCTCGCACATCAACGCTCACGGCTCGCACCATACCGATGTTATCCTCACCAACTCAGAGTCGACTGCCCGTTCGTTCCTTGCAGCTGTGGACTCGGCATCTGTCTACTGGAACACTTCGACTCGCATGGCTGATGGCCAGCGCTACGGCTTCGGCACTGAAGTGGGCATTTCTACTAACAAGATCCACTCGCGTGGACCCGTAGGATTGGAGGGACTGTGTATCTACAAGTGGGTGATTGTGGGTGATGCGCATGTCAGCAGTGACTATGGCGCGGGAGGGAAGAAGTGGAAGCACCAGAAGATGGCAGTGGGAGACGAGGAGAGCGTCGCGCAGAACgaagaggagaaggaggtgtTGAGGAAGTTCAGGGCAAACAAAGGACAGTAG